One segment of Shewanella piezotolerans WP3 DNA contains the following:
- a CDS encoding monovalent cation:proton antiporter family protein: MEHSFLIQILLMLVVAIVSIAILRRAGLPAILAYLMTGIISGPSGFHWFTQHQMQSVAELGVVLLMFSLGLEFSLPRLWAMRRTVFGLGSAQVVVTAVLSMVIALICNLSVTESIVVGSAIALSSTAIVLKLLNEQGWLRRRHGELSVSVLLFQDIAVVPLLILLPLLASDGAPLLLSDVAYALLKGILAFIALMAFGKWALPRLFDEVARSRSNELFVLSTLVVALVTGAITQWLGLSMALGAFMAGMLLSESQYRRQLEADIRPFRDLLMGLFFISIGMLLDFQLVTQFWWQIILVLIAVILGKALVILSLLKLAKESFRVSVSTALSLAQVGEFSFVVLALAVNYQLLDVKTSTTLVMVAVLSMALAPWLVRHSVDIARMLQGLKPKQEKGEPIAVSADVADEMVLILGYGRVGQTIARFMKTEAIPYLVLDLDPKRVSEARTAGEPVYFGDVCKRSILKQAHVRSAKLIVITFSSERILEEVLPLCRQLAPDAKILVRTRDDSGMEELEEAGASQVIPETLEGSLMLVSQVLYQCGVPLARILKRLESERRNHYQYLHGFFSGAETDFTLELLHAVALPKGANAVGKTLADIPWEKLRVELRAVRRAGAEVDNPELDWQIKPGDILILLGKPRRIEKAETYLLQG; this comes from the coding sequence ATGGAACACAGCTTTCTAATCCAAATACTGCTTATGTTGGTAGTCGCTATTGTCTCTATCGCCATATTAAGGCGTGCTGGACTGCCTGCAATTCTGGCTTACTTGATGACGGGGATCATCAGTGGCCCAAGCGGTTTTCATTGGTTTACCCAGCACCAGATGCAATCCGTGGCGGAACTTGGCGTGGTTCTATTAATGTTCAGTTTAGGGCTTGAGTTTTCTTTGCCGAGGCTTTGGGCAATGCGTAGAACTGTATTTGGTTTAGGTAGTGCACAAGTAGTAGTTACTGCAGTACTGAGTATGGTCATTGCGCTAATTTGTAACCTAAGCGTGACTGAATCCATCGTGGTTGGTTCAGCGATTGCGTTATCTTCAACCGCGATAGTATTGAAATTACTCAACGAGCAAGGTTGGCTTAGGCGTCGTCATGGTGAGCTTTCAGTCAGTGTGTTGTTGTTTCAAGATATAGCCGTTGTTCCATTATTGATCTTACTGCCTCTGCTTGCGAGCGATGGCGCGCCACTGCTGTTAAGTGATGTGGCTTATGCATTATTGAAAGGTATTTTGGCATTTATTGCTTTAATGGCATTTGGCAAATGGGCACTACCAAGACTATTTGATGAGGTGGCTCGGTCACGTTCTAATGAACTATTTGTGTTATCGACGTTGGTGGTCGCGTTAGTCACGGGCGCAATTACGCAGTGGTTGGGATTATCGATGGCGTTAGGTGCATTTATGGCTGGCATGCTTTTGAGTGAAAGCCAGTACCGTCGTCAACTCGAGGCCGATATTCGTCCTTTTAGAGATCTACTAATGGGGCTATTTTTTATCTCTATCGGTATGTTACTCGACTTCCAGTTGGTTACCCAGTTTTGGTGGCAGATAATCTTAGTATTGATCGCGGTGATTTTAGGCAAGGCGTTAGTGATTTTATCGCTGCTAAAGCTCGCAAAAGAATCATTTCGTGTATCAGTATCAACCGCACTTAGCTTAGCGCAAGTGGGGGAATTTAGTTTTGTGGTCTTGGCTCTGGCAGTAAATTATCAGCTACTTGATGTGAAAACTAGCACCACATTAGTGATGGTCGCAGTATTATCAATGGCACTAGCGCCTTGGTTGGTTCGCCATAGCGTTGATATCGCGCGTATGCTACAGGGGTTAAAGCCGAAGCAGGAAAAAGGTGAACCGATTGCAGTCAGCGCAGATGTTGCCGATGAAATGGTGCTGATCTTAGGCTACGGCCGTGTTGGGCAAACTATTGCGAGGTTTATGAAAACAGAGGCTATACCTTATCTTGTGCTTGATTTAGATCCCAAGCGGGTCTCTGAAGCAAGAACTGCGGGAGAGCCGGTCTATTTTGGTGATGTGTGTAAACGCAGTATTCTCAAACAAGCGCATGTACGTAGCGCTAAATTAATTGTCATCACTTTTAGTAGCGAACGTATTTTAGAAGAGGTACTCCCCTTGTGCCGCCAACTGGCACCAGATGCCAAAATTTTAGTGCGTACTAGGGATGACTCTGGCATGGAAGAGCTAGAGGAGGCAGGGGCAAGCCAAGTGATCCCTGAGACACTTGAGGGCAGCTTGATGTTGGTCTCTCAAGTGCTATATCAATGTGGTGTGCCACTAGCTAGAATTCTCAAGCGCTTAGAGTCCGAGCGGCGCAATCACTATCAGTACTTACACGGATTCTTCTCTGGCGCTGAGACTGACTTTACTCTTGAGTTGCTACATGCTGTGGCTTTGCCAAAAGGTGCCAATGCTGTGGGGAAGACGCTCGCTGATATCCCTTGGGAAAAACTCAGAGTAGAGCTGCGCGCAGTTCGCCGTGCAGGGGCCGAAGTGGATAACCCTGAATTAGACTGGCAAATAAAGCCCGGTGATATTCTTATTTTGCTTGGAAAACCTAGGCG